The following coding sequences are from one Culex quinquefasciatus strain JHB chromosome 1, VPISU_Cqui_1.0_pri_paternal, whole genome shotgun sequence window:
- the LOC6045204 gene encoding steroid hormone receptor ERR2 isoform X6 — MMAGDGTPARIKQELIETSCCSPSPSSQNNLLYGGSQGSTKMEYKCTSANDISGGGGHGGLTELHTGPATSNGAMSGGSGGGPHSPGSPDRQFCSSTTSAIGDFGSDSTNQDAIKEEIPRRLCLVCGDVASGFHYGVASCEACKAFFKRTIQGNIEYTCPASNDCEINKRRRKACQACRFRKCLLMGMLKEGVRLDRVRGGRQKYRRNPCTNPYQLQLTQSNSQYTAQSLEDIKILEVLSSFEPDPLTIGHGFDLMNGGGSDHDGDKQTNSDSSATSSSRATMAIGADAQEMLSVLSDIYDKELVGVIGWAKQIPGFTDLPLNDQMRLLQVSWAELLTLMLAHRSIPFSGRLYFATDFWLDERSAKECGALDLYNHLAQITQRLEKVSATKEEYYLLKALSLSNCDIRLDNYGALKKIRDSILYALNDCVLLIRHNQAVSHQQQLLLLLPSLRQADYIIRKFWTNVHIEGNVTMNKLFVEMLESVSR, encoded by the exons ATGATGGCAGGCGATGGAACGCCCGCACGGATCAAACAGGAACTAATCGAGACCTCCTGCTGCAGCCCGTCGCCGTCCTCCCAGAACAACCTCCTGTACGGTGGATCGCAGGGCAGCACGAAG ATGGAGTACAAATGCACCAGCGCAAACGACATCAGTGGCGGCGGCGGCCACGGTGGTCTGACAGAACTGCACACCGGCCCGGCAACGAGTAACGGCGCCATGAGCGGAGGCAGCGGAGGTGGACCACACTCACCGGGGTCACCGGATCGACAGTTTTGCAGTTCGACCACGTCGGCGATCGGCGACTTTGGCAGCGACAGCACCAACCAGGACGCCATCAAGGAGGAGATCCCACGCCGGCTGTGCCTGGTGTGTGGGGACGTGGCCAGCGGCTTTCACTACGGAGTGGCCAGCTGTGAGGCGTGCAAAGCATTTTTCAAACGGACCATTCAGG GTAATATCGAGTACACCTGCCCGGCGAGCAACGACTGCGAGATTAACAAGCGACGGCGGAAAGCGTGTCAGGCCTGTCGGTTCCGCAAGTGCCTACTCATGGGCATGCTCAAGGAGGGCGTCCGGCTGGACCGGGTACGGGGCGGCCGGCAGAAGTACCGTCGCAATCCGTGCACAAACCCGTACCAGCTGCAGCTGACGCAGTCCAACTCGCAGTACACGGCACAATCGCTGGAGGACATCAAAATACTGGAAGTATTATCGTCGTTCGAGCCGGATCCGCTGACGATCGGGCACGGCTTCGACCTGATGAACGGCGGCGGAAGTGACCACGACGGAGACAAGCAGACCAATTCCGACTCGTCGGCGACGTCCTCGTCCCGGGCGACGATGGCCATAGGTGCGGACGCGCAGGAGATGCTCAGCGTGCTCAGCGACATCTACGACAAGGAGCTGGTCGGCGTGATCGGCTGGGCCAAACAGATCCCGGGCTTCACCGACCTGCCCCTGAACGACCAGATGCGGCTGCTGCAGGTCAGCTGGGCCGAGCTGTTGACGCTGATGCTGGCCCACCGCTCGATACCCTTCTCCGGGCGGTTGTACTTTGCGACGGACTTTTGGCTCGACGAGCGGTCCGCGAAGGAGTGCGGCGCGCTGGATCTGTACAACCAC CTGGCCCAGATCACGCAACGGCTGGAGAAGGTCTCCGCCACCAAGGAGGAGTACTACCTGCTGAAGGCGCTCTCCCTGTCCAACTGTGATATCCGGCTGGATAACTACGGCGCGCTCAAGAAGATCCGCGACAGCATCCTGTACGCGCTCAACGACTGCGTGCTGCTGATCAG GCACAACCAGGCCGTGTCccaccagcagcagctgctGCTCCTGCTGCCATCGCTCCGCCAGGCCGACTACATCATCCGGAAGTTCTGGACGAACGTGCACATCGAGGGCAACGTCACCATGAACAAGCTGTTTGTCGAGATGCTCGAGTCGGTTTCGCGATAA
- the LOC6045204 gene encoding steroid hormone receptor ERR2 isoform X4, with protein MNWIHNVCCSSCMCVSMMAGDGTPARIKQELIETSCCSPSPSSQNNLLYGGSQGSTKMEYKCTSANDISGGGGHGGLTELHTGPATSNGAMSGGSGGGPHSPGSPDRQFCSSTTSAIGDFGSDSTNQDAIKEEIPRRLCLVCGDVASGFHYGVASCEACKAFFKRTIQGNIEYTCPASNDCEINKRRRKACQACRFRKCLLMGMLKEGVRLDRVRGGRQKYRRNPCTNPYQLQLTQSNSQYTAQSLEDIKILEVLSSFEPDPLTIGHGFDLMNGGGSDHDGDKQTNSDSSATSSSRATMAIGADAQEMLSVLSDIYDKELVGVIGWAKQIPGFTDLPLNDQMRLLQVSWAELLTLMLAHRSIPFSGRLYFATDFWLDERSAKECGALDLYNHLAQITQRLEKVSATKEEYYLLKALSLSNCDIRLDNYGALKKIRDSILYALNDCVLLIRHNQAVSHQQQLLLLLPSLRQADYIIRKFWTNVHIEGNVTMNKLFVEMLESVSR; from the exons GTGTCCATGATGGCAGGCGATGGAACGCCCGCACGGATCAAACAGGAACTAATCGAGACCTCCTGCTGCAGCCCGTCGCCGTCCTCCCAGAACAACCTCCTGTACGGTGGATCGCAGGGCAGCACGAAG ATGGAGTACAAATGCACCAGCGCAAACGACATCAGTGGCGGCGGCGGCCACGGTGGTCTGACAGAACTGCACACCGGCCCGGCAACGAGTAACGGCGCCATGAGCGGAGGCAGCGGAGGTGGACCACACTCACCGGGGTCACCGGATCGACAGTTTTGCAGTTCGACCACGTCGGCGATCGGCGACTTTGGCAGCGACAGCACCAACCAGGACGCCATCAAGGAGGAGATCCCACGCCGGCTGTGCCTGGTGTGTGGGGACGTGGCCAGCGGCTTTCACTACGGAGTGGCCAGCTGTGAGGCGTGCAAAGCATTTTTCAAACGGACCATTCAGG GTAATATCGAGTACACCTGCCCGGCGAGCAACGACTGCGAGATTAACAAGCGACGGCGGAAAGCGTGTCAGGCCTGTCGGTTCCGCAAGTGCCTACTCATGGGCATGCTCAAGGAGGGCGTCCGGCTGGACCGGGTACGGGGCGGCCGGCAGAAGTACCGTCGCAATCCGTGCACAAACCCGTACCAGCTGCAGCTGACGCAGTCCAACTCGCAGTACACGGCACAATCGCTGGAGGACATCAAAATACTGGAAGTATTATCGTCGTTCGAGCCGGATCCGCTGACGATCGGGCACGGCTTCGACCTGATGAACGGCGGCGGAAGTGACCACGACGGAGACAAGCAGACCAATTCCGACTCGTCGGCGACGTCCTCGTCCCGGGCGACGATGGCCATAGGTGCGGACGCGCAGGAGATGCTCAGCGTGCTCAGCGACATCTACGACAAGGAGCTGGTCGGCGTGATCGGCTGGGCCAAACAGATCCCGGGCTTCACCGACCTGCCCCTGAACGACCAGATGCGGCTGCTGCAGGTCAGCTGGGCCGAGCTGTTGACGCTGATGCTGGCCCACCGCTCGATACCCTTCTCCGGGCGGTTGTACTTTGCGACGGACTTTTGGCTCGACGAGCGGTCCGCGAAGGAGTGCGGCGCGCTGGATCTGTACAACCAC CTGGCCCAGATCACGCAACGGCTGGAGAAGGTCTCCGCCACCAAGGAGGAGTACTACCTGCTGAAGGCGCTCTCCCTGTCCAACTGTGATATCCGGCTGGATAACTACGGCGCGCTCAAGAAGATCCGCGACAGCATCCTGTACGCGCTCAACGACTGCGTGCTGCTGATCAG GCACAACCAGGCCGTGTCccaccagcagcagctgctGCTCCTGCTGCCATCGCTCCGCCAGGCCGACTACATCATCCGGAAGTTCTGGACGAACGTGCACATCGAGGGCAACGTCACCATGAACAAGCTGTTTGTCGAGATGCTCGAGTCGGTTTCGCGATAA
- the LOC6045204 gene encoding steroid hormone receptor ERR2 isoform X5, whose amino-acid sequence MMDTWMQEVVSMMAGDGTPARIKQELIETSCCSPSPSSQNNLLYGGSQGSTKMEYKCTSANDISGGGGHGGLTELHTGPATSNGAMSGGSGGGPHSPGSPDRQFCSSTTSAIGDFGSDSTNQDAIKEEIPRRLCLVCGDVASGFHYGVASCEACKAFFKRTIQGNIEYTCPASNDCEINKRRRKACQACRFRKCLLMGMLKEGVRLDRVRGGRQKYRRNPCTNPYQLQLTQSNSQYTAQSLEDIKILEVLSSFEPDPLTIGHGFDLMNGGGSDHDGDKQTNSDSSATSSSRATMAIGADAQEMLSVLSDIYDKELVGVIGWAKQIPGFTDLPLNDQMRLLQVSWAELLTLMLAHRSIPFSGRLYFATDFWLDERSAKECGALDLYNHLAQITQRLEKVSATKEEYYLLKALSLSNCDIRLDNYGALKKIRDSILYALNDCVLLIRHNQAVSHQQQLLLLLPSLRQADYIIRKFWTNVHIEGNVTMNKLFVEMLESVSR is encoded by the exons GTGTCCATGATGGCAGGCGATGGAACGCCCGCACGGATCAAACAGGAACTAATCGAGACCTCCTGCTGCAGCCCGTCGCCGTCCTCCCAGAACAACCTCCTGTACGGTGGATCGCAGGGCAGCACGAAG ATGGAGTACAAATGCACCAGCGCAAACGACATCAGTGGCGGCGGCGGCCACGGTGGTCTGACAGAACTGCACACCGGCCCGGCAACGAGTAACGGCGCCATGAGCGGAGGCAGCGGAGGTGGACCACACTCACCGGGGTCACCGGATCGACAGTTTTGCAGTTCGACCACGTCGGCGATCGGCGACTTTGGCAGCGACAGCACCAACCAGGACGCCATCAAGGAGGAGATCCCACGCCGGCTGTGCCTGGTGTGTGGGGACGTGGCCAGCGGCTTTCACTACGGAGTGGCCAGCTGTGAGGCGTGCAAAGCATTTTTCAAACGGACCATTCAGG GTAATATCGAGTACACCTGCCCGGCGAGCAACGACTGCGAGATTAACAAGCGACGGCGGAAAGCGTGTCAGGCCTGTCGGTTCCGCAAGTGCCTACTCATGGGCATGCTCAAGGAGGGCGTCCGGCTGGACCGGGTACGGGGCGGCCGGCAGAAGTACCGTCGCAATCCGTGCACAAACCCGTACCAGCTGCAGCTGACGCAGTCCAACTCGCAGTACACGGCACAATCGCTGGAGGACATCAAAATACTGGAAGTATTATCGTCGTTCGAGCCGGATCCGCTGACGATCGGGCACGGCTTCGACCTGATGAACGGCGGCGGAAGTGACCACGACGGAGACAAGCAGACCAATTCCGACTCGTCGGCGACGTCCTCGTCCCGGGCGACGATGGCCATAGGTGCGGACGCGCAGGAGATGCTCAGCGTGCTCAGCGACATCTACGACAAGGAGCTGGTCGGCGTGATCGGCTGGGCCAAACAGATCCCGGGCTTCACCGACCTGCCCCTGAACGACCAGATGCGGCTGCTGCAGGTCAGCTGGGCCGAGCTGTTGACGCTGATGCTGGCCCACCGCTCGATACCCTTCTCCGGGCGGTTGTACTTTGCGACGGACTTTTGGCTCGACGAGCGGTCCGCGAAGGAGTGCGGCGCGCTGGATCTGTACAACCAC CTGGCCCAGATCACGCAACGGCTGGAGAAGGTCTCCGCCACCAAGGAGGAGTACTACCTGCTGAAGGCGCTCTCCCTGTCCAACTGTGATATCCGGCTGGATAACTACGGCGCGCTCAAGAAGATCCGCGACAGCATCCTGTACGCGCTCAACGACTGCGTGCTGCTGATCAG GCACAACCAGGCCGTGTCccaccagcagcagctgctGCTCCTGCTGCCATCGCTCCGCCAGGCCGACTACATCATCCGGAAGTTCTGGACGAACGTGCACATCGAGGGCAACGTCACCATGAACAAGCTGTTTGTCGAGATGCTCGAGTCGGTTTCGCGATAA
- the LOC6045204 gene encoding steroid hormone receptor ERR2 isoform X3, protein MKAGACPNFPSTSDVFKVSMMAGDGTPARIKQELIETSCCSPSPSSQNNLLYGGSQGSTKMEYKCTSANDISGGGGHGGLTELHTGPATSNGAMSGGSGGGPHSPGSPDRQFCSSTTSAIGDFGSDSTNQDAIKEEIPRRLCLVCGDVASGFHYGVASCEACKAFFKRTIQGNIEYTCPASNDCEINKRRRKACQACRFRKCLLMGMLKEGVRLDRVRGGRQKYRRNPCTNPYQLQLTQSNSQYTAQSLEDIKILEVLSSFEPDPLTIGHGFDLMNGGGSDHDGDKQTNSDSSATSSSRATMAIGADAQEMLSVLSDIYDKELVGVIGWAKQIPGFTDLPLNDQMRLLQVSWAELLTLMLAHRSIPFSGRLYFATDFWLDERSAKECGALDLYNHLAQITQRLEKVSATKEEYYLLKALSLSNCDIRLDNYGALKKIRDSILYALNDCVLLIRHNQAVSHQQQLLLLLPSLRQADYIIRKFWTNVHIEGNVTMNKLFVEMLESVSR, encoded by the exons GTGTCCATGATGGCAGGCGATGGAACGCCCGCACGGATCAAACAGGAACTAATCGAGACCTCCTGCTGCAGCCCGTCGCCGTCCTCCCAGAACAACCTCCTGTACGGTGGATCGCAGGGCAGCACGAAG ATGGAGTACAAATGCACCAGCGCAAACGACATCAGTGGCGGCGGCGGCCACGGTGGTCTGACAGAACTGCACACCGGCCCGGCAACGAGTAACGGCGCCATGAGCGGAGGCAGCGGAGGTGGACCACACTCACCGGGGTCACCGGATCGACAGTTTTGCAGTTCGACCACGTCGGCGATCGGCGACTTTGGCAGCGACAGCACCAACCAGGACGCCATCAAGGAGGAGATCCCACGCCGGCTGTGCCTGGTGTGTGGGGACGTGGCCAGCGGCTTTCACTACGGAGTGGCCAGCTGTGAGGCGTGCAAAGCATTTTTCAAACGGACCATTCAGG GTAATATCGAGTACACCTGCCCGGCGAGCAACGACTGCGAGATTAACAAGCGACGGCGGAAAGCGTGTCAGGCCTGTCGGTTCCGCAAGTGCCTACTCATGGGCATGCTCAAGGAGGGCGTCCGGCTGGACCGGGTACGGGGCGGCCGGCAGAAGTACCGTCGCAATCCGTGCACAAACCCGTACCAGCTGCAGCTGACGCAGTCCAACTCGCAGTACACGGCACAATCGCTGGAGGACATCAAAATACTGGAAGTATTATCGTCGTTCGAGCCGGATCCGCTGACGATCGGGCACGGCTTCGACCTGATGAACGGCGGCGGAAGTGACCACGACGGAGACAAGCAGACCAATTCCGACTCGTCGGCGACGTCCTCGTCCCGGGCGACGATGGCCATAGGTGCGGACGCGCAGGAGATGCTCAGCGTGCTCAGCGACATCTACGACAAGGAGCTGGTCGGCGTGATCGGCTGGGCCAAACAGATCCCGGGCTTCACCGACCTGCCCCTGAACGACCAGATGCGGCTGCTGCAGGTCAGCTGGGCCGAGCTGTTGACGCTGATGCTGGCCCACCGCTCGATACCCTTCTCCGGGCGGTTGTACTTTGCGACGGACTTTTGGCTCGACGAGCGGTCCGCGAAGGAGTGCGGCGCGCTGGATCTGTACAACCAC CTGGCCCAGATCACGCAACGGCTGGAGAAGGTCTCCGCCACCAAGGAGGAGTACTACCTGCTGAAGGCGCTCTCCCTGTCCAACTGTGATATCCGGCTGGATAACTACGGCGCGCTCAAGAAGATCCGCGACAGCATCCTGTACGCGCTCAACGACTGCGTGCTGCTGATCAG GCACAACCAGGCCGTGTCccaccagcagcagctgctGCTCCTGCTGCCATCGCTCCGCCAGGCCGACTACATCATCCGGAAGTTCTGGACGAACGTGCACATCGAGGGCAACGTCACCATGAACAAGCTGTTTGTCGAGATGCTCGAGTCGGTTTCGCGATAA
- the LOC6045204 gene encoding steroid hormone receptor ERR2 isoform X7 gives MEYKCTSANDISGGGGHGGLTELHTGPATSNGAMSGGSGGGPHSPGSPDRQFCSSTTSAIGDFGSDSTNQDAIKEEIPRRLCLVCGDVASGFHYGVASCEACKAFFKRTIQGNIEYTCPASNDCEINKRRRKACQACRFRKCLLMGMLKEGVRLDRVRGGRQKYRRNPCTNPYQLQLTQSNSQYTAQSLEDIKILEVLSSFEPDPLTIGHGFDLMNGGGSDHDGDKQTNSDSSATSSSRATMAIGADAQEMLSVLSDIYDKELVGVIGWAKQIPGFTDLPLNDQMRLLQVSWAELLTLMLAHRSIPFSGRLYFATDFWLDERSAKECGALDLYNHLAQITQRLEKVSATKEEYYLLKALSLSNCDIRLDNYGALKKIRDSILYALNDCVLLIRHNQAVSHQQQLLLLLPSLRQADYIIRKFWTNVHIEGNVTMNKLFVEMLESVSR, from the exons ATGGAGTACAAATGCACCAGCGCAAACGACATCAGTGGCGGCGGCGGCCACGGTGGTCTGACAGAACTGCACACCGGCCCGGCAACGAGTAACGGCGCCATGAGCGGAGGCAGCGGAGGTGGACCACACTCACCGGGGTCACCGGATCGACAGTTTTGCAGTTCGACCACGTCGGCGATCGGCGACTTTGGCAGCGACAGCACCAACCAGGACGCCATCAAGGAGGAGATCCCACGCCGGCTGTGCCTGGTGTGTGGGGACGTGGCCAGCGGCTTTCACTACGGAGTGGCCAGCTGTGAGGCGTGCAAAGCATTTTTCAAACGGACCATTCAGG GTAATATCGAGTACACCTGCCCGGCGAGCAACGACTGCGAGATTAACAAGCGACGGCGGAAAGCGTGTCAGGCCTGTCGGTTCCGCAAGTGCCTACTCATGGGCATGCTCAAGGAGGGCGTCCGGCTGGACCGGGTACGGGGCGGCCGGCAGAAGTACCGTCGCAATCCGTGCACAAACCCGTACCAGCTGCAGCTGACGCAGTCCAACTCGCAGTACACGGCACAATCGCTGGAGGACATCAAAATACTGGAAGTATTATCGTCGTTCGAGCCGGATCCGCTGACGATCGGGCACGGCTTCGACCTGATGAACGGCGGCGGAAGTGACCACGACGGAGACAAGCAGACCAATTCCGACTCGTCGGCGACGTCCTCGTCCCGGGCGACGATGGCCATAGGTGCGGACGCGCAGGAGATGCTCAGCGTGCTCAGCGACATCTACGACAAGGAGCTGGTCGGCGTGATCGGCTGGGCCAAACAGATCCCGGGCTTCACCGACCTGCCCCTGAACGACCAGATGCGGCTGCTGCAGGTCAGCTGGGCCGAGCTGTTGACGCTGATGCTGGCCCACCGCTCGATACCCTTCTCCGGGCGGTTGTACTTTGCGACGGACTTTTGGCTCGACGAGCGGTCCGCGAAGGAGTGCGGCGCGCTGGATCTGTACAACCAC CTGGCCCAGATCACGCAACGGCTGGAGAAGGTCTCCGCCACCAAGGAGGAGTACTACCTGCTGAAGGCGCTCTCCCTGTCCAACTGTGATATCCGGCTGGATAACTACGGCGCGCTCAAGAAGATCCGCGACAGCATCCTGTACGCGCTCAACGACTGCGTGCTGCTGATCAG GCACAACCAGGCCGTGTCccaccagcagcagctgctGCTCCTGCTGCCATCGCTCCGCCAGGCCGACTACATCATCCGGAAGTTCTGGACGAACGTGCACATCGAGGGCAACGTCACCATGAACAAGCTGTTTGTCGAGATGCTCGAGTCGGTTTCGCGATAA
- the LOC6045204 gene encoding steroid hormone receptor ERR2 isoform X2, whose amino-acid sequence MPALYKHYICACPNFPSTSDVFKVSMMAGDGTPARIKQELIETSCCSPSPSSQNNLLYGGSQGSTKMEYKCTSANDISGGGGHGGLTELHTGPATSNGAMSGGSGGGPHSPGSPDRQFCSSTTSAIGDFGSDSTNQDAIKEEIPRRLCLVCGDVASGFHYGVASCEACKAFFKRTIQGNIEYTCPASNDCEINKRRRKACQACRFRKCLLMGMLKEGVRLDRVRGGRQKYRRNPCTNPYQLQLTQSNSQYTAQSLEDIKILEVLSSFEPDPLTIGHGFDLMNGGGSDHDGDKQTNSDSSATSSSRATMAIGADAQEMLSVLSDIYDKELVGVIGWAKQIPGFTDLPLNDQMRLLQVSWAELLTLMLAHRSIPFSGRLYFATDFWLDERSAKECGALDLYNHLAQITQRLEKVSATKEEYYLLKALSLSNCDIRLDNYGALKKIRDSILYALNDCVLLIRHNQAVSHQQQLLLLLPSLRQADYIIRKFWTNVHIEGNVTMNKLFVEMLESVSR is encoded by the exons GTGTCCATGATGGCAGGCGATGGAACGCCCGCACGGATCAAACAGGAACTAATCGAGACCTCCTGCTGCAGCCCGTCGCCGTCCTCCCAGAACAACCTCCTGTACGGTGGATCGCAGGGCAGCACGAAG ATGGAGTACAAATGCACCAGCGCAAACGACATCAGTGGCGGCGGCGGCCACGGTGGTCTGACAGAACTGCACACCGGCCCGGCAACGAGTAACGGCGCCATGAGCGGAGGCAGCGGAGGTGGACCACACTCACCGGGGTCACCGGATCGACAGTTTTGCAGTTCGACCACGTCGGCGATCGGCGACTTTGGCAGCGACAGCACCAACCAGGACGCCATCAAGGAGGAGATCCCACGCCGGCTGTGCCTGGTGTGTGGGGACGTGGCCAGCGGCTTTCACTACGGAGTGGCCAGCTGTGAGGCGTGCAAAGCATTTTTCAAACGGACCATTCAGG GTAATATCGAGTACACCTGCCCGGCGAGCAACGACTGCGAGATTAACAAGCGACGGCGGAAAGCGTGTCAGGCCTGTCGGTTCCGCAAGTGCCTACTCATGGGCATGCTCAAGGAGGGCGTCCGGCTGGACCGGGTACGGGGCGGCCGGCAGAAGTACCGTCGCAATCCGTGCACAAACCCGTACCAGCTGCAGCTGACGCAGTCCAACTCGCAGTACACGGCACAATCGCTGGAGGACATCAAAATACTGGAAGTATTATCGTCGTTCGAGCCGGATCCGCTGACGATCGGGCACGGCTTCGACCTGATGAACGGCGGCGGAAGTGACCACGACGGAGACAAGCAGACCAATTCCGACTCGTCGGCGACGTCCTCGTCCCGGGCGACGATGGCCATAGGTGCGGACGCGCAGGAGATGCTCAGCGTGCTCAGCGACATCTACGACAAGGAGCTGGTCGGCGTGATCGGCTGGGCCAAACAGATCCCGGGCTTCACCGACCTGCCCCTGAACGACCAGATGCGGCTGCTGCAGGTCAGCTGGGCCGAGCTGTTGACGCTGATGCTGGCCCACCGCTCGATACCCTTCTCCGGGCGGTTGTACTTTGCGACGGACTTTTGGCTCGACGAGCGGTCCGCGAAGGAGTGCGGCGCGCTGGATCTGTACAACCAC CTGGCCCAGATCACGCAACGGCTGGAGAAGGTCTCCGCCACCAAGGAGGAGTACTACCTGCTGAAGGCGCTCTCCCTGTCCAACTGTGATATCCGGCTGGATAACTACGGCGCGCTCAAGAAGATCCGCGACAGCATCCTGTACGCGCTCAACGACTGCGTGCTGCTGATCAG GCACAACCAGGCCGTGTCccaccagcagcagctgctGCTCCTGCTGCCATCGCTCCGCCAGGCCGACTACATCATCCGGAAGTTCTGGACGAACGTGCACATCGAGGGCAACGTCACCATGAACAAGCTGTTTGTCGAGATGCTCGAGTCGGTTTCGCGATAA